A stretch of the Panicum virgatum strain AP13 chromosome 9N, P.virgatum_v5, whole genome shotgun sequence genome encodes the following:
- the LOC120689891 gene encoding uncharacterized protein LOC120689891, which yields MDPAREPLAGGLQRRPAAAARAGGGPQEQPPRGQRAIHADVDPQPRPWPWMQKVAIVAIVLLGCLQFLPATHFRDPNDPHRNWIPFDGSRNSADLSNVVGSVDVFSWISCLDLRTLAVLTNSTLSSSSDPQNISFHFLIPKGGNDKLPYHKLKVVLPDSDLTVTSQKQIKDKLNVATPEGNFLWLFHKELAPLLIAKSQLSKRRYLHISADSIVKGKIEDLGRMDLGTYAVAATEDCSKRFGDFVSMDVLSAIQRAAAKNWVSKEPYDKDACLVDFDVLLVEPRKLEKNLVESIKWWTGVVNVANPRDHIRLAIALALYDKYLKLPSIWKRANANANILNYDGPKKVCSDDGRQHEKSSYGDNWKEYLHQKSEAILNS from the exons ATGGACCCAGCGCGGgagccgctcgccggcggcctccagcgccgccccgcggcggccgcgagggcCGGAGGGGGGCCACAGGAGCAGCCTCCGCGCGGGCAGCGTGCTATCCACGCCGATGTCGACCCGCAGCCGCGGCCGTGGCCCTGGATGCAGAAGGTGGCCATCGTCGCCATCGTGCTGCTCGGGTGCCTCCAGTTCCTGCCGGCCACGCACTTCCGGGACCCCAACGACCCGCACCGCAACTGGATCCCCTTCGACGGCTCGCGCAACTCGGCG GATTTGTCAAATGTGGTTGGAAGTGTAGATGTCTTCTCTTGGATAAGCTGTCTGGATCTTCGTACTCTTGCTGTGCTCACAAATTCCACGCTGTCCAGCTCAAG TGATCCACAGAATATATCTTTTCATTTCTTAATACCCAAAGGAGGCAACGATAAATTGCCCTACCACAAGTTAAAAGTAGTGCTACCCGATTCAGATCTCACTGTTACTAG TCAGAAGCAAATCAAGGACAAGCTAAATGTTGCTACCCCAGAAGGAAACTTCCTTTGGTTATTCCACAAGGAACTGGCACCCCTCCTTATTGCAAAATCTCAGTTGTCCAAAAGGAGATATCTTCATATCTCTGCAGACTCCATTGTAAAG GGCAAAATTGAAGATCTTGGTCGCATGGATTTAGGCACTTATGCTGTTGCTGCCACTGAAGATTGCAGCAAGCGCTTTGGTGATTTTGTCAGCATGGACGTTCTAAGTGCCATACAAAGAGCAGCTGCAAAAAATTGGGTGTCTAAAGAGCCTTACGACAAGGATGCGTGCCTAGTTGACTTTGATGTGCTCTTGGTAGAGCCTCGCAAGCTCGAGAAGAACCTGGTTGAGTCCATCAAGTGGTGGACCGGAGTTGTTAATGTAGCCAATCCAAG GGACCACATTAGGTTGGCAATTGCTCTTGCCCTCTACGACAAGTATCTGAAGCTACCTTCGATTTGGAAGCGAGCAAATGCTAATGCAAACATTCTCAACTATGATGGACCGAAAAAAGTTTGCTCTGATGATGGTCGTCAACACGAGAAATCAAGCTATGGTGACAACTGGAAGGAATACCTTCATCAGAAATCTGAAGCCATACTGAACTCCTAA
- the LOC120689894 gene encoding uncharacterized protein LOC120689894, whose translation MAGAGAPSAWGPSPALVTALVALLGLGLAAYIVGPQLYWHAAEALTAAGACPACDCNCDARPLLDLPEDCAKQFKGVKSRASGEETEKSFTELLIEELRQREEEATQAQQEADVKLLEAKKLASQYQKEADKCSSGMDTCEEAREKSAEALVEQRKLTSLWEQRARELGWKPDNTRHT comes from the exons ATGGCGGGAGCCGGGGCTCCGTCGGCGTGGGGCCCGAGCCCGGCGCTGGTGACCGCGCTGGTGGCGCTGCTGGGTCTCGGCCTCGCCGCCTACATCGTGGGGCCGCAGCTCTACTGGCACGCCGCGGAGGCGCTCACGGCGGCCGGGGCGTGCCCCGCCTGCGACTGCAACTGCGACGCGCGCCCGCTCCTCGACCTCCCGGAAG ACTGTGCCAAACAATTCAAAGGGGTTAAGAGTCGTGCCTCCGGTGAAGAAACAGAAAAGAGTTTCACAGAGCTGCTTATAGAAGAACTGAGGCAGAGAGAAGAGGAGGCAACACAAGCTCAGCAAGAGGCTGATGTGAAATTGCTCGAGGCCAAGAAGTTAGCTTCACAGTATCAAAAGGAAGCTGACAAATGCAGCTCAGGTATGGACACCTGTGAAGAAGCTAGGGAGAAATCAGCGGAAGCATTGGTCGAACAAAGGAAACTGACTTCTTTGTGGGAGCAAAGGGCTCGGGAACTAGGATGGAAACCTGATAATACAAGGCACACATAG